Genomic segment of Serinicoccus hydrothermalis:
GCTCAGGCGCGGCCCTCGAACATCGAGGTGACCGAGCCGTCCTCGAAGACCTCGCGGATCGCCCGGCTGATGAGCGGCGCGATCGAGAGCTGGGTGAGCTTGTCCATCGCCAGCGCCTCCTCCGAGAGCGGCAGCGTGTTGGTGACGACGACCTCGGTGGCCACGGAGTTCGTGAGCCGCTCGACCGCGGGCTCGGAGAAGATCGCGTGGGTGGCGGCGATGACGACCTCGTTGGCGCCGTCCTTCATGAGCGCCTCCGCGGCCTGGCAGATCGTGCCGCCGGAGTCGATCATGTCGTCGACGAGGATGCAGGTGCGGCCCTCGACCTCGCCGACGACCCGGTTGGCCACCGACTCGTTGGGGCGGGTGACGTCGCGGGTCTTGTGGATGAAGGCCAGCGGCACCCCGCCGAGCTTGTTGCTCCACCACTCGGCGACCTTGATCCGCCCGGCGTCCGGGGAGACGACCGCGAGCTTGCGGTCGCCGTAATTCTCCTTGATGTGCTTGGACAGGATCGGCGTCGCCATGAGGTGGTCCACCGGCCCGTCGAAGAAGCCCTGGATCTGTGCGGTGTGCAGGTCGACGGTGAGCAGACGGTCGGCGCCCGCGGTCTTGAACATGTCGGCGAT
This window contains:
- a CDS encoding ribose-phosphate diphosphokinase, with the translated sequence MGIHKTTEKNLMVFSGRAHPALADEVAEELGTDLVPMQAHTFANSEIYVRFDESVRGCDAFVIQSHTAPVNEWIMEQLIMVDALKRGSAKRITVVLPFYGYARQDKKHRGREPISARLIADMFKTAGADRLLTVDLHTAQIQGFFDGPVDHLMATPILSKHIKENYGDRKLAVVSPDAGRIKVAEWWSNKLGGVPLAFIHKTRDVTRPNESVANRVVGEVEGRTCILVDDMIDSGGTICQAAEALMKDGANEVVIAATHAIFSEPAVERLTNSVATEVVVTNTLPLSEEALAMDKLTQLSIAPLISRAIREVFEDGSVTSMFEGRA